Proteins from a single region of Bradyrhizobium diazoefficiens:
- the dnaN gene encoding DNA polymerase III subunit beta, with product MKVTVERAQLLKSLGHVHRVVERRNTIPILGNVLVRAENAKLSLKATDLDLEVTETLPAETATAGSTTVPAHMFYDIVRKLPDGSQIVLEADGDRAVLAIRAGRSRFTLQTLPENDFPDLATGELSHSFNLAAKDVKRLIDRTQFAISTEETRYYLNGIYLHAAGTAQAATLRGVATDGHRLAQLDLVQPKGAEGMPGVIVPRKTVGEVQRLIEDSEAEMTIELSQAKIRFTIGNVVLTSKLIDGTFPDYGRVIPQGNDKELVVDKKDFENAVDRVSTISSERGRAVKLSLSPGKLVLSVTNPDSGSATEELEVEYASDALDIGFNSRYLLDIAAQIEGDVATLKLADPGSPTLVQDKDDKSALYVLMPMRV from the coding sequence ATGAAGGTTACGGTCGAACGCGCGCAACTCCTGAAATCGCTGGGCCACGTCCACCGCGTGGTCGAACGCCGCAACACGATTCCGATCCTGGGCAATGTGCTGGTTCGCGCCGAGAATGCGAAATTGTCGCTGAAGGCGACCGACCTCGACCTCGAGGTGACGGAGACGCTGCCGGCGGAAACTGCCACCGCCGGCTCCACCACAGTGCCGGCGCACATGTTCTACGACATCGTGCGCAAGCTGCCGGATGGTTCGCAGATCGTGCTGGAGGCCGACGGCGACCGCGCCGTGCTTGCAATCCGCGCCGGCCGCTCCCGCTTCACGCTGCAGACCCTGCCGGAGAATGATTTCCCGGATCTCGCCACCGGCGAGCTGTCGCATTCGTTCAATCTCGCCGCCAAGGACGTCAAGCGGCTGATCGACCGCACCCAATTCGCGATCTCGACGGAAGAGACGCGCTATTACCTCAACGGCATCTATCTGCACGCGGCCGGCACCGCGCAAGCGGCGACCTTGCGCGGCGTCGCCACCGACGGCCACCGCCTCGCCCAGCTTGATCTGGTCCAGCCCAAGGGCGCCGAGGGCATGCCCGGCGTGATCGTGCCGCGCAAGACCGTCGGCGAGGTGCAGCGCCTGATCGAGGACAGCGAAGCGGAGATGACGATCGAGCTGTCGCAGGCCAAAATCCGCTTCACCATCGGCAATGTGGTGCTGACCTCGAAGCTGATCGACGGCACCTTCCCCGACTACGGCCGCGTCATTCCGCAGGGCAACGACAAGGAACTCGTCGTCGACAAGAAGGATTTCGAGAACGCGGTCGACCGCGTCTCCACCATCTCGAGCGAGCGCGGCCGCGCGGTGAAATTGTCGCTGTCGCCGGGCAAGCTGGTGCTGTCGGTGACCAATCCGGATTCCGGCAGCGCCACCGAAGAGCTCGAGGTCGAATACGCCTCCGACGCGCTCGATATCGGCTTCAACTCGCGCTACCTGCTCGATATCGCCGCCCAGATCGAGGGCGACGTCGCCACCTTGAAGCTCGCCGACCCCGGCTCGCCGACCCTGGTGCAGGACAAGGACGACAAGAGCGCGCTTTATGTGCTGATGCCGATGCGGGTGTGA